In the Candidatus Eisenbacteria bacterium genome, one interval contains:
- the maf gene encoding septum formation protein Maf gives MNPLGPRIVLASRSPRRTELLTLVGAHFAAHPVDVDERAEPDERAEAHVLRLSEAKARAAWTEEERAGTAAGSVYVGADTIVTIDRVILGKPGGSEDAVRMLTLLSGRIHEVWTGIFVLDPAEGRSVGGAQRSIVKFAQLEPEDIRRYVATGEPLDKAGGYAVQGFGALYVEAIEGSYSNVVGLPLSYLKHLLGLLRAAPIPGA, from the coding sequence ATCAATCCGCTCGGACCGAGGATCGTGCTCGCGTCCCGCTCGCCGCGGCGGACGGAGCTGCTCACCCTCGTGGGCGCCCACTTCGCGGCCCACCCGGTCGACGTGGACGAGCGCGCGGAGCCGGACGAGCGCGCGGAGGCGCACGTGCTCCGGCTCTCGGAGGCAAAGGCGCGCGCGGCGTGGACCGAGGAAGAGCGCGCCGGCACGGCAGCCGGCTCGGTCTATGTCGGCGCGGACACGATCGTGACGATCGACCGCGTGATTCTGGGGAAACCGGGAGGGTCGGAGGACGCCGTGCGGATGCTCACGCTCCTCTCGGGACGGATCCACGAAGTGTGGACCGGGATCTTCGTGCTCGACCCCGCCGAAGGGCGCTCGGTCGGCGGAGCCCAACGAAGCATCGTCAAGTTCGCGCAGCTCGAGCCGGAGGACATCCGGCGTTACGTCGCGACGGGGGAGCCGCTGGACAAGGCTGGAGGGTACGCGGTGCAGGGCTTCGGCGCCCTCTACGTCGAGGCGATCGAGGGCTCCTATTCCAACGTCGTCGGGCTCCCCTTGAGCTACCTGAAACACCTCCTCGGCCTCCTTCGGGCGGCCCCGATCCCGGGAGCGTGA
- a CDS encoding D-tyrosyl-tRNA(Tyr) deacylase, translating into MRALLQRVTKASVRVDGAEVARIGAGLLILLGVKAGEVAGASERLAERCAELRIFEDAEGKMNRSVREIAGEALVVPQFTLYADASRGRRPGFEPAARPEEAEPAFERFCEALASHGVPTQRGKFGASMEVDLVNRGPATFLLESPGG; encoded by the coding sequence GTGAGGGCGCTCCTTCAGCGAGTGACCAAGGCCTCGGTCCGGGTCGACGGCGCGGAGGTGGCGCGCATCGGAGCGGGGCTCCTGATCCTTCTCGGCGTGAAGGCGGGAGAGGTCGCGGGCGCCTCCGAGCGGCTGGCGGAGCGGTGCGCCGAGCTCAGAATTTTCGAAGACGCCGAGGGGAAGATGAATCGGTCGGTTCGGGAAATCGCGGGAGAAGCGCTGGTGGTGCCGCAGTTCACCCTCTACGCCGACGCGTCGCGCGGGCGGAGGCCCGGGTTCGAGCCCGCGGCCCGGCCGGAGGAGGCGGAACCTGCCTTCGAGCGCTTCTGCGAGGCGCTCGCCTCGCACGGCGTCCCGACCCAGCGCGGGAAGTTCGGCGCGTCGATGGAGGTGGATCTCGTGAACCGGGGCCCAGCGACATTCCTCCTCGAGAGCCCGGGAGGGTGA